The genomic window CAATGGAAGGGTGTTGAAAAAACATTTGTCATACCATTCCCTACTTCCCATGAAATATTTTTTACCAGAAAAGAAACCAAACGCAGGCAGTACCGATTTTAAAGTTTGTATTGGAGGAAAAACATTTTTGGGCGGCGCACCGTCAATACTAACTGCTGCAGAAGCCTTTCCTAGTTCAAGCAGTTTCATTGCTGCCATTCCAGCCATAGAATGTCCAATAATTAAAGGCTTTTCAGGAAGACTGTCAATTAGTTTCACAATGTTATTAACGACATCTATAAATCCAGTTTTCACAAGATCAGGATGGACTCTATTTCTTAAATCGGCAGGATTTCCTTCATGACCTGGATTAGCCGGAGTGTACACGGTATAGCCTTTTTTTTCATAATGGTCTTTCCACTTTGTCCAGCTTAAGTCGTTTACAAAGTTTCCATGTATAAGAATTATGGATTTGGATTTTGTCATAATATTAATATTTAGTGAGTATTTAAATTTTTAAATAATTCATAAACGCTTATTATATTTTGTGCTAAAAACATTGTTGCGGCATAGATCAATTTCAGACTTTAATTTTTAGAACAAATCAAGAATAACTGAGATTATCACTTTAAAATAATCCAGCATATTGGGAAAGACAAGAACTATGCTAAAATAGTAAATTATTGTATATCAAATAAATACACGATAAAATACTTTTATTGTTAGTGATATTTCGCAAATAAGTTGTATACTAGTGATATATAAAAGAAAGACTAATGCGAAGATTTTACAGATAAATTAATAATGAATTATAAAAAAAGGATTTTTATAAAAAGAAAAACTTTGATTCTAAACAGAACGCTGTTTAAAATCAAAGTTTTTAATACTCTCAAATTAGAGATTTTTAAATATTACAAGAAGGTTCCAAACCTTTCAAAATGGCATGTATATCCATTTGGATTCTTTACAAGATAATCTTGGTGACTCTCTTCAGCCGGCCAGAATTTAGTAAACGGTTCAAGTGTAGTAACAACTTTACCATTCCATCTTTCTGAATCGTTTACAATATTAATTACCTGTTCAGCAATATCTTGTTCTTTTTTATCTTGTATAAAGATTGTCGATCTATAACTTGATCCAAGATCATTTCCCTGTCTGTCCAGAGTTGTTGGATCATGCACTCTAAAAAAATAATCCAGCAGTTCCTTGTAAGATGTCTCATTCGAATCATAGGTTATTTCAATTCCTTCTGCATGTCCCGGATGATTTTGATATGTAG from Flavobacterium fluviale includes these protein-coding regions:
- a CDS encoding alpha/beta hydrolase; the encoded protein is MTKSKSIILIHGNFVNDLSWTKWKDHYEKKGYTVYTPANPGHEGNPADLRNRVHPDLVKTGFIDVVNNIVKLIDSLPEKPLIIGHSMAGMAAMKLLELGKASAAVSIDGAPPKNVFPPIQTLKSVLPAFGFFSGKKYFMGSREWYDKCFFNTLPLSERANAFASVAVPESFKVSRELVLNSFSNIDFKKPHQPILFIGGGSDAIFPPELTTTLARKYKDSGSRVDLKIFPGKSHFICGENGWESVADYILDWYENL
- the msrA gene encoding peptide-methionine (S)-S-oxide reductase MsrA yields the protein MEDLKKAYIAGGCFWGMEDLFRVRQGVRDTEVGYIGGQNDNPTYQNHPGHAEGIEITYDSNETSYKELLDYFFRVHDPTTLDRQGNDLGSSYRSTIFIQDKKEQDIAEQVINIVNDSERWNGKVVTTLEPFTKFWPAEESHQDYLVKNPNGYTCHFERFGTFL